The Musa acuminata AAA Group cultivar baxijiao chromosome BXJ1-8, Cavendish_Baxijiao_AAA, whole genome shotgun sequence genomic sequence GATAACAACTTCCATTGAATTAGAACAGTTTGAGTTTTAACAACTGAAAAAAGTGGAATAGTAATCCTTTTTCCATTGCCATGATAGTGTAAGTTGTCATCAGATTGTTAGTGGTTGTGAATGGTGACTAATAGTATCGTCTTACTAACTTTTTAGTTTGAATCTCCTATGTCTTATGATTGTTGGTTAGGTAATTGTCATATTATCAGATTGTAGTTATCCTTGTTGTGTcaatcaagaataaaaaaatacatatggAAATGTGGTTCTTGCTAATAGATGAGAGCTCTCATATTGTAATGTTTTTGCCTGTGAACTTTAAGCAACAATTGAATATTTGTGTGCAGTATTCATGAAAATTGTAAATCATTTAGACTTTAAGATTGTTGATGATGGTAGATTATCTTCCTTGGATTTAAGAAACTCCAAAAGGGCGTACCAATTGCACGAGGCTCCAGCCAATGCAGGTCATGAGTCTACTATATCTGCTCCCTAGACTAGGTTTTTGGAAGATAATAGATCTAAATGTGAGTATCACCTACCTTTCGCCACTTCTGGTGGATATTCCTCGTGCATTTATACAGCAATAAAGCTATTCCACTTATCTAGCAAAATCCAGAAAATTATTTGTAAATTCTTTAGTCTTTGATGTTGTTCCATTATTTTCTCTAACAAAGTAGGCAGGCTCAATTAGTAACTATTGCCATCTCATATCTTGTTCACTCTTCACTATCAAGAAAAATGACAATTTTCTATTGTAAGTTCTTTAAGAAGATCTTTCAGTACTATCTCTACTTTTGTGGAATTTCTGTCAATTGTAGACTTCTGCCTTCTTGTAGGCATGATGCAGTCATAGAAGCAAAACAAGGAAATCCACCTATAATGCCTGCTGTCATGACGCCAGGAGGACCTTTAGATCTTTCCTCCATATTATTTCGCAACCGCATAATCTTCATAGGACAACCTGTTAACTCGCAAGTGGCACAACGAGTTATTTCGCAACTTGTGACGCTTGCTACTGTTGATGAAGGTGCTGATATTCTGGTAAGTAATAGTTTAAAATTTGGTAGTATATTGCTCAAAGTTGTAAATGCATTGGGTGGACCATCGCTGCTTCATGATTCTTTTGATATTCTCTCTGGTGTTGTAATCTTCCTCTTCTCTAATGGCTAAGTACCCTTCCCTTTCCAGATCTATGTTAACTGCCCTGGTGGAAGTACCTACTCAGTCTTGGCAATTTATGATTGTATGTCATGGGTAAGTTATTAAAATTGTGGGATTTTTATATCAGTCAGTTTACTACTGTTACATTATTGTCGTTCAGAAAAAGTTCTTTCAAGCAAATTGTTGATTTTGGAGatcatcaattttctttttaagGAAAAAAACTTCTTATTGAAGACTACATCATTTTCCTTCCTACCAGGACTGATGTAGGTAATGCTTTTATCAGAATATGATgtagaaatttatttttctcttcttaGCTCTGGAGAAAAATGGTTTGATGTTATTCTTACATCTGCACAAGTACCAAATATACTGGTAAATGTGGGTAAACTTCTGAGTGAATAAATCATCTTTAGTTAGAGGGGCCTAGCAAGTGAGAAAGGAATCACATATAGCATCCTAGGAAACCAAGAAAGGATATGTTTAGATATGATTTAATATCCGTGTGGTGTAATCAAACAATACTTAAGATTGAAGGTATACCATTTTGTCAGGACCACCGGAAATACTTGTTTCATGCTGAAAGAACTTTAGAGCCATAGTCTCCAAGAAATCAAGAATGATGCATTTAATAACAAAAAGAACTTTCTGTATAGCACATCTGATATTCTAGATACAATATTCATCATTGAGAACCTTTTCTTAATTATCTATTGGCAATAACAACAATTATGTTCCTATCAAAAAATCAGTCATGTACTACTCTTGTCATGTATACTTCCTTTTCTTATCCTTCTTAGTCAAGCCTGTCCTCATTAACTTACAGTTTTAAAAAGTTTCATGCATTTTTAACCAAGTCCTACGTTAGTGCTCAGACacaatcatgctcaatttttgagTCATCAAAGTACTCACTTAGACTGCAAGATGAGGATGACTTCCCATTCTTAAGTTCCCCATCTCTCGGACACCTAGTCTCTATAAGGGCAGGGACAAAAAGGTTTGTCTCCACTTTTGTTGTATTGCTCTTTCACTTTCCCAATGCTTGCCAAAACACTTCGAGGTGAAGTCTGATTTTCCTTTATCAGATTCCGTGGTCCTATTGCAGATGGATTTGGTACCAGAAGATCTTTCTTGTTATTCTGTGATGTTTCTGTTTCTAGTCTGCAAAACTGCCAATGCAAAGTCAAATATCTTGTTGCACTTTACAAGACATTTAAAAGTATCATCCTAATTTTCAGATAGTAATGATCATCTTGTTCAGGCTTACCATTTTTCATATGAGTATATGTTGGTAGAGTAAATTGTTCCTGAGCTAATTTTGATCATTATCTTGAGAGTTTAATCCTGAAAAATTTCCAGGAAGAAAAATGATTATCCAAAAGGTGTTCTGTGACCATTGATTATTGTAAATTTAtggttgtttcttttttttgtaaataacCAGATAAAGCCGAAGGTGGGAACCGTATGCTTTGGAGTAGCTGCTAGCCAGGGTGCGCTTCTTCTTGCTGGTGGAGAAAAGGGGATGCGTTATGCTATGCCTAATGCTCGCATTATGATACATCAACCCCAAAGTGGATGTGGGGTATGGATTATTATGATTTATAGTATAGTGCACCGAGGAAATCGTTGATGCTTATTATGATATTATGATCAGTGATATTGCCTCTCTTATTATTACCTAAATTGTGCATGTGCATACATACAGGGTCATGTGGAGGATGTTAGGCGCCAAGTAAATGAAGCTGTTCAGTCACGACACGTGAGTTTCTATTTTCAATGGCATGTTGCAATTTTGTAGAAACTTTCCCCCTCCCTTTTGGAGTTGAAACTTATGAGAAGTCCAGTAGGTCTACAAATCCATGAGTCTCATAGGCCTGAAAGGAATGATCTACATTATTGCATTTTGGGTTCCACTTAATTTTGAGGAGTATGATGGATCAAATGTTAAGAGGATTGAAGTGGGGAATAATGTTCTAAACCAAGCCAACTACTTAGGCCATCAAAAACAGATATAGGAAATAACACCAATAACCAAGTAATTTCCCCCTTCGTTTTGATCAAAGCGTCAAAATCAAATGTGCTTTATATTATTTGCAGAAAATTGACAAAATGTATGCTGCTTTTACTGGTCAACCTCTGGAGAAAATACAGCAGTACACTGATAGGGATCGATTCTTCTCTGCCTCTGAGGTAATATtcaattttttcatattttaagAGTACCAAGCATCATCTTTCGATATTATATCAGTGTCTTGTACTTCATAGTTGGATATTCTAGCTATTCTATTCTACTTTTTCAGGCCTTAGAGTTTGGTCTTATTGATGGGATCTTGGAAACAGAATATTAGCAAGATCATATG encodes the following:
- the LOC135680726 gene encoding ATP-dependent Clp protease proteolytic subunit 6, chloroplastic-like, which codes for MTSVHISTPLGFAAAASSSARSRFIRPAPPRNMFHPYASLDVPGKHNQVHSLSLKLSELQHRSFRHDAVIEAKQGNPPIMPAVMTPGGPLDLSSILFRNRIIFIGQPVNSQVAQRVISQLVTLATVDEGADILIYVNCPGGSTYSVLAIYDCMSWIKPKVGTVCFGVAASQGALLLAGGEKGMRYAMPNARIMIHQPQSGCGGHVEDVRRQVNEAVQSRHKIDKMYAAFTGQPLEKIQQYTDRDRFFSASEALEFGLIDGILETEY